ttccaacagatggagcaggtgaacggcctctcattATAATATTATAATATAATACCATCTTTAATATCATCTAATAAGATATTCTTTCTTAcagttcagtgggatgtaaacagtgaccccagcaccttcaggagagatggtgcgaaagcccctgtgtgcagagtgagcatcaaatcaatgtgtgtaaatcctctcctaatcccctgtaaaaggaggtaataaaagtcatcactgtcagtacaggatagaaattcagaacagacaattcgagatccgatggaacattttattcctctcttgtttccccaaagctgtaaatcgcagtcccacacactctccctcctccctgtgctgaaatccaaacccatgacaccatctgcaccatttctttcctcctctgccagttttctccctccctctactgtgcctgggttcagttctccagcccctgtgtgcagagtgagaataaaattaatgagtcaatgattttctgtcctggtcactgggaccttgaagccccgcccactctctgttctggtcccacaaattaccagattcattcagctcaatttcacaacttgtctttgtgtttttgtgggttctctctcactccctttttcctgttgaaacttcatgttacagggtattagaaagggaggatttgcggACAGGAAAATCAAACATCACCTCAAgatgtgacagtcactcgattcatcaggatctgaatatcatcggcctttgatcatggaagcaaaaagtgtggagaaaccgtacacgtgttctgtgtgtggacggggCTTCAGCCGATCAGCTGGCCTGTCGGTACACAAGTGTAGTAACGCTGGGGAAaagctgtggaaatgtggggaccgtgagaaagaattaaattacacgtctgagctggaaactcatcgacacagtcaaactgaggagaggccgttcatctgcactgagtgtgggaagggatttactcagtcatcctccctactcgcacaccaacgagttcacactggggagaggccattcacctgcactgagtgtgggaagggattcactcattcatcctcCCTACTcgtacaccaacgagttcacactggggagaggccattcacctgcactgagtgtgggaagggattcactcagtcatcctccctacttgcacaccagcgaattcacactggggagaggccattcacctgcactgagtgtgggaagggatacaTTAATTTATGCGCCCTGCgaacacaccaacgagttcacactggggaggggccattcacctgcactgagtgtgggaagggattcactcagttatcctccCTACacgcacaccaacgagttcacactggggagaggccgttcacctgctctgagtgtgggaagagattctctcagtcatggaacctgttgacacaccagcgaattcacactggggagaggccattcacctgctctcattgtgggaagggattcactactacaTCCAAGCTGGTGAAACACAAGCGAGTacacactggtgagaggccattcacctgctctgagtgtgggaagggatttgctgattcaactactcggctgatacaccagcgagttcacactggggagcggccattcacctgctccatatgtgggaagagatttactcagtcatcccacctggtgtCGCACCAGTTCATTCACATTGGGGAGAGGTCATACATCTGCTCCGTGtgcaggaagggattcactcggccaTCCTATctactgagacaccagcgagttcacagataattacaggggttggattctgctgttgctgctgttaatcatatccagactgaaccatgttcattctgacagttggggtttatttctgatgtcagttgctcttcttggactgagcgtctggcccacagcgtctctcattcatgtgtgaatagaccattatgtcttcaaacctcattttcaatttaaatccactcattaaatgtactgaacaaaagatgaacaataaacagatcacaggccaatcctgtaactctatattgacaggagaaagtctgttctttagctcaagaatgaggctgtttaagctctgtgtgtttctaagcactcgtagactggagctgttggacagacagactgttcacaactgttaacatgtcagatAGTGAAGATAGTGATAGTGaagtaaactcaccaatttataagctcagactccggtccctgctgtaattaatactcagcatccattagtgttgatttacagtcaatcactgaatcgtctggttaatctttgttacttgttttgtgaaatactctccctattagtgctgaactgctggataactctgattacatttaaatgtgtttatacatgtttataaagtgtctgtgtgtccagatttaactaagttgtgatttgtaaccaataaatgatgtttcgggtatgacttgtcatctggtatcttggtgatttgtcgagaaagatttaattcactcactcagcagctcgagaggaaccagactgaggtttaatgaacataagaaatagcagctggaggaggccattcggcccttcgaacctgctctgccattcacccagatcatggctgatcttctcaactccaccttcccgcactatccccatatcccttaattccctcagtaaccaaaaatctatcaatctctgtcttaaatatactcaatgactgagcatccactgctccctggggaagacaattccaaagattcacaaccctttcagtgaagaaatttctcttcattttaGTCCTAAATGTcttatcccttatcctgagacagtgacctGGTGTTCTCGATTGCGCAGacaggggaaatattttctcagcatcgaccctgccaAATCCCTTAAGGAttgatgtttcagtcagatcacatctccttctaaaccccagggaatataggtcgaatctactcaatctctcctcacaggaggagatggagcagagtggttctgttactgaactagtaatccagaggcctggactaatgatgctgagacatgaattcaaatcccaccactgcaattaaaaagcgaggatcaatattggtgaccatgaaactacggatTGTCCTAAAAATCCACCTAAAAATCCAaaattcagggaaggaaatctgctgtccttacccgatctggtctgactccagacccacagaaatgtggttgactctgaactacaCGATGAAATGGCTGAGCGagacactcagttatattcaaggaagtatctcaccaccaccttctcaggggcaattagggataggcaataaatgctggccatttcaGTAACACCCACAGACCATGAATAAATACAACAATCCCAGGaaccagactagtgaaccttcattgcattccctcaatggTGGTATGTCATTCCTtagcaaggagaccaaaattgcacacactgctccaggtggggcctcaccaatgtcctgtataattgtagtaagacttctttactcttctaccccaatccctttgtaacgaaagctaacatactatttgctttcctaattgctcgctTTCCCTCGATGTTAGCTtcctgtgattcatatacaaggacactgtTACATGTGCTTTGCTTTTAACAAAGGAAAAAACTTGGAGTTCTGTGTTTTGCAAGACTGAGAAAATTGAATGCTGAACTGAGTGGGGCACAGTCTGCAAGGCAACTTGTTTCcaagcaacaacagcaaggaaaatGATAGGTCACGTGACATTGTTAAGAGTTCAATTTCACTTTGCTTTGTGAAAGATCagtgctgggcaggcaggaggcagaacaaactggctgggacttgtgttttttggcagactcgaaaaagacctctccctgaaaagaaggcatctcttggagaacaaaattccacatttgagttgtgtctgtgttctgcctggagaggaaaagacccagagaaagcggAGTTGCTGctgtctgtggagaaaggctcctttgctgagaggaagccctgcattgttaaaggtagcaaattcctattgcttctgaaaaatctctgcctcaagagtgattcctgttactcgtgctttttgggagatcctgaaatctcaagaaagctactattgctggactgctactttaaaatttaagcagacctgttgctgcaccttttgctgaaagatctgtgtgacgcctactgGAGACGAATTGCCTTGACCGTCTCCTCATCACAGACTGCTCAacaaacttgcctggagagactttgagtggcttctgacttttcaactctgggccacctcaccaatttcgaaatatcctaccagaccaccaacaattttattattccgaagaaacagttgaacaccaaaaaCTATTTCTCCCCAGTTAACtgatttttgaatatatgtgtgtgtgcatgaggcttgggaagaataagaagttttttatatatatatatgcattgattcatcccattattgtttaagatttagtttattaataaatagttaattttgttgtttgaagaaatctggttttgtgtgctttattctgggggataaataaagtgtttaatttggctaatttctagtagatgggaaactttactaatacgctgtgacctgtgaagcagtgagactgaattaacagtgcattactcccaccttggtcgtaacaacacccaggtccctctgaatgcaaacatttctcagtttctcaacatacattttaaaaattgtttttttaacatttttcttatcaaagtggataacttcacatttcaccGTATTGTaagccatctgccatgttcttacccactcacccacccaacctgtctgtatctctctgaagcctctttctgtcttcctcatttcttgctttcccacctaactttgtatcatcagcaaacctgcatacatgacactcaatcccttcatctgagccatttctatagattgtaaatagctgaagcccaagctACTTTCCCCGacgagttacagcttgccaacttgaaaatgaccaatttattcctgctgtctgctttctgtccattaaccaatctcaatccatgctaatatattaactcaatcccatgagtcctaactgtgtaataacctctggtgtggcaccttatcaaatgcttcttgcttcttcaaaatccaaataaactactgcTTCCACCTTAttcaccttactagttacatcctcaagaaactacaagatttgttaaacgtgatttctctttcacaagtccatgttgtctctgcttaatcatattatgattttctcagTGTCCTGTTACctttttcctttcctttccttttgggcctccttatctcgagagacaatggatacgcgcctggaggtggtcagtggtttgtgaagcagcgcctggagtggctataaaggccaattctggagtgacaggctcttccacaggtgctgcagagaaatttgtttgttggggctgttgcacagttggctctccccttgcgcctctgtcttttttcctgccaactactaagtctcttcgactcgccacaatttagccctgtctttatggctgcccgccagctctggcgaatgctggcaactgactcccacgacttgtgatcaatgtcacacgatttcatgtcgcgtttgcagacgtctttataacggagacatggacggccg
This genomic window from Heterodontus francisci isolate sHetFra1 chromosome 34, sHetFra1.hap1, whole genome shotgun sequence contains:
- the LOC137349354 gene encoding zinc finger protein 235-like; the protein is MEAKSVEKPYTCSVCGRGFSRSAGLSVHKCSNAGEKLWKCGDREKELNYTSELETHRHSQTEERPFICTECGKGFTQSSSLLAHQRVHTGERPFTCTECGKGFTHSSSLLVHQRVHTGERPFTCTECGKGFTQSSSLLAHQRIHTGERPFTCTECGKGYINLCALRTHQRVHTGEGPFTCTECGKGFTQLSSLHAHQRVHTGERPFTCSECGKRFSQSWNLLTHQRIHTGERPFTCSHCGKGFTTTSKLVKHKRVHTGERPFTCSECGKGFADSTTRLIHQRVHTGERPFTCSICGKRFTQSSHLVSHQFIHIGERSYICSVCRKGFTRPSYLLRHQRVHR